From the genome of Methanobacterium petrolearium, one region includes:
- a CDS encoding HEAT repeat domain-containing protein — protein MAENHKRIDFLLEELNSDDWKVREDAAELLAEVGDPDAVEPLIEILNDEDWHVREAAALSLGLFEDERTVEPLIKLMDDEKPNVRYGAALSLSIVGDQRAVGVLKKATEDDNSVVRKVAEVALKEIETRN, from the coding sequence ATGGCCGAAAACCATAAAAGAATAGATTTTCTGTTGGAAGAACTGAATAGTGATGATTGGAAGGTTCGTGAGGATGCTGCTGAACTTTTAGCTGAGGTTGGGGATCCCGATGCAGTTGAACCTTTAATCGAAATCTTAAATGATGAGGATTGGCATGTTAGAGAGGCTGCTGCGCTTTCTTTGGGACTTTTTGAAGATGAAAGAACTGTGGAACCTTTGATCAAACTTATGGATGATGAAAAACCCAATGTGAGGTACGGTGCTGCTTTAAGTCTTTCCATTGTAGGTGACCAGCGGGCAGTTGGTGTGCTGAAGAAGGCTACTGAAGATGACAACTCAGTGGTGCGCAAGGTTGCAGAAGTAGCACTTAAAGAAATTGAAACCCGTAACTGA
- a CDS encoding nuclear transport factor 2 family protein: MEAEDKVKNDVMEVLDNYAQAYRDKNLQGILKLFIDDDDLVIIGTGYDEWITGKTELKSGFSRDMEQADSINVKFRDMTISAAGNVSWLSGHMNMDAMVNGQEIFLPGRLSAVLEKRNDKWLFAHLHYSLPAAEQEKGEAWPEV, encoded by the coding sequence ATGGAAGCTGAAGATAAAGTAAAAAATGATGTAATGGAAGTTTTAGATAACTACGCCCAGGCATACAGAGACAAAAATCTTCAAGGAATTTTAAAACTTTTCATAGATGATGATGACCTGGTAATTATTGGAACTGGTTATGATGAATGGATTACTGGCAAAACTGAGCTTAAATCTGGATTCAGTAGAGACATGGAGCAAGCCGACAGTATTAACGTGAAATTCAGAGATATGACCATTTCTGCTGCCGGGAATGTATCATGGCTTTCCGGCCACATGAATATGGATGCCATGGTGAATGGCCAGGAAATCTTCTTACCTGGTCGTTTAAGTGCTGTCCTTGAGAAAAGAAATGATAAATGGCTTTTTGCACATCTACATTATTCTTTACCTGCTGCTGAGCAAGAAAAGGGCGAAGCCTGGCCCGAAGTATGA
- a CDS encoding dihydromethanopterin reductase (acceptor), whose translation MKIAWAFTGAGHMLLESVEVLEEIAAKNENQVTVLLSGAGEEVLKMYGLFDRVKSATGGYYQELVLEKDQMWSYPISGRFSLGRYDLLIVSPTTSNTIAKLVHGIADSLVTNAVAQAGKGQVRILLVPVDLESGDLETVLPSKLELDLCQNCDTCEAAAACPPDAITPGVEINLLKCQGCAACQVACPYGAVSGGSIITIHMREIDIENSQKLQQLEGIEVLKHPSQILNKL comes from the coding sequence ATGAAAATTGCTTGGGCTTTTACAGGAGCAGGGCACATGCTCCTGGAGAGTGTGGAAGTTCTGGAAGAAATTGCAGCAAAAAATGAAAACCAGGTTACTGTGCTACTTTCTGGTGCAGGTGAAGAAGTTCTAAAGATGTATGGCCTTTTTGACCGGGTTAAATCAGCCACTGGCGGATATTACCAGGAATTAGTTCTGGAAAAGGATCAAATGTGGAGTTATCCTATATCTGGCCGTTTCTCCCTGGGAAGATATGATTTATTAATTGTTTCTCCCACAACCTCCAACACCATTGCCAAGCTGGTGCACGGTATCGCTGACAGCCTGGTGACCAATGCTGTGGCTCAGGCAGGCAAAGGACAGGTCAGGATTCTGTTGGTCCCAGTGGATCTTGAATCCGGAGACCTGGAAACAGTTCTCCCATCCAAACTGGAGCTGGATCTGTGTCAAAACTGTGATACTTGTGAGGCTGCTGCTGCCTGTCCCCCCGATGCCATAACCCCTGGTGTGGAGATCAACCTCCTTAAATGCCAGGGTTGTGCTGCTTGTCAGGTTGCATGCCCCTACGGAGCTGTCAGTGGAGGAAGCATAATCACCATCCACATGAGAGAGATCGACATAGAAAACAGCCAAAAACTCCAACAACTTGAAGGAATAGAAGTCTTAAAGCATCCTTCCCAAATTTTAAATAAATTATAA